A window of the Bradyrhizobium ottawaense genome harbors these coding sequences:
- a CDS encoding MaoC/PaaZ C-terminal domain-containing protein, which translates to MTDVPAPRGMYFEDFEINQVLRTGRRTITSTDIVNFACLSGDFNDVHTNHEYCKTTPFGEPIAHGPLVFAVAAGLNYASGINDGTLVALLGIDKWRMKKPVKHGDTIYVRTTVMGKRETSQADRGVVTFARAFVNQHGEEVQEMEVTIMYRRRPKG; encoded by the coding sequence ATGACTGACGTTCCCGCTCCGCGCGGCATGTATTTCGAGGATTTCGAAATCAACCAGGTGCTGCGCACCGGCCGCCGCACCATTACATCGACCGACATCGTCAACTTTGCCTGCCTGTCCGGCGACTTCAACGACGTCCACACCAACCACGAATACTGCAAGACCACGCCGTTCGGCGAGCCGATCGCGCACGGACCGCTGGTATTCGCCGTGGCTGCCGGGCTGAACTACGCCTCCGGGATCAACGACGGCACGCTGGTCGCGCTGCTCGGCATCGACAAGTGGCGGATGAAGAAGCCGGTCAAGCACGGCGATACCATTTACGTGCGCACCACCGTCATGGGCAAACGCGAGACCAGCCAGGCCGACCGCGGCGTGGTCACCTTTGCCCGGGCCTTCGTCAACCAGCACGGCGAAGAGGTGCAGGAGATGGAGGTAACGATCATGTACCGGCGACGGCCCAAGGGCTGA
- a CDS encoding MaoC family dehydratase, whose translation MTRPGPPLTLQAFTDFGALLGTDAPIHNDAAYAAKTQYGTVISQGPLLLACYETWLCELFGEATWSRTGRLTAKFLDPARIGETVTLEMVVGETVEGRAHFEVRVVCGERLLALGSAAIDLQ comes from the coding sequence TTGACGCGCCCGGGTCCGCCCCTCACCCTTCAGGCCTTTACGGATTTCGGCGCCCTGCTCGGCACCGACGCGCCCATTCACAACGACGCTGCGTATGCGGCGAAAACCCAATACGGCACCGTCATCTCGCAAGGCCCGCTGCTGCTGGCCTGCTACGAAACCTGGCTCTGCGAGCTGTTCGGCGAAGCTACATGGAGCCGAACCGGCCGACTGACCGCCAAATTTCTCGATCCCGCCAGGATTGGCGAGACGGTAACCCTCGAAATGGTGGTCGGCGAGACGGTCGAAGGCCGCGCGCATTTCGAAGTGCGCGTCGTATGTGGCGAGCGCCTGCTGGCGCTGGGTAGCGCCGCGATCGACCTGCAGTAA
- a CDS encoding ABC transporter ATP-binding protein, which produces MGIAVRNLVKSYGALTVIHAISFDVADGEFVTLLGPSGCGKTTTLRCIAGLETPTGGSIAINGETVSDPATNLFVPPHERDLGMVFQSYAVWPHLTVAENVAFPLTVKGERDVAAGVNWALDIVGMGKLAKRRPSELSGGQQQRVALARAIAARPRLLLFDEPLSNLDARLRDRTRLEISRIQRELKVPALYVTHDQTEALSMSDRIIVMETGRIVQEGTPRDLYQQPVNRFVADFIGNANFLHVQRVGREWQLENGSPISVDPATDRDDGRSKIALLRPEAIRLDETSSPNVAGQNRLTGRVVGGMYLGPHVEYIVEVGADRLRAYSRSALAPGSPAILSFDARDCRLVDDMAQTEARLQHAG; this is translated from the coding sequence ATGGGTATCGCCGTCCGTAACCTCGTCAAATCCTATGGCGCCCTCACCGTGATCCACGCGATATCGTTCGATGTCGCCGACGGCGAGTTCGTCACGCTGCTCGGCCCTTCCGGCTGCGGCAAGACTACGACGTTGCGATGCATTGCGGGCCTGGAAACCCCGACCGGTGGCAGCATTGCCATCAACGGCGAGACGGTTTCCGATCCCGCCACCAATCTGTTCGTCCCCCCGCATGAGCGCGATCTCGGCATGGTGTTCCAGTCCTATGCGGTCTGGCCGCATTTGACGGTTGCCGAGAACGTCGCGTTTCCGCTCACCGTGAAAGGCGAGCGCGACGTCGCGGCCGGCGTCAATTGGGCGCTCGACATCGTCGGCATGGGCAAGCTCGCCAAGCGCCGCCCGTCCGAATTGTCGGGCGGACAACAGCAGCGCGTGGCGCTGGCGCGGGCGATCGCCGCGCGCCCGCGATTGCTGCTGTTCGATGAGCCGCTGTCAAACCTCGACGCCCGCCTGCGCGATCGCACCCGGCTGGAGATCAGCCGGATCCAGCGCGAACTGAAAGTGCCCGCGCTTTACGTGACGCACGATCAGACCGAAGCGCTGTCGATGTCCGACCGTATCATCGTGATGGAGACGGGCCGGATCGTGCAGGAAGGCACGCCGCGCGATCTGTACCAGCAGCCGGTCAATCGCTTCGTCGCCGATTTCATCGGCAACGCCAATTTCCTGCATGTGCAGCGCGTCGGACGCGAGTGGCAATTGGAAAACGGCTCGCCGATCAGTGTTGATCCGGCCACCGACCGGGACGACGGCCGTTCCAAGATCGCGCTGCTTCGTCCCGAGGCGATCCGGCTCGACGAAACTTCGTCGCCGAACGTCGCCGGGCAAAACCGGCTGACCGGTCGCGTCGTCGGCGGCATGTATCTCGGTCCGCATGTCGAATACATCGTCGAGGTCGGCGCCGACCGCCTGCGGGCCTATTCGCGCAGCGCGCTCGCGCCCGGCAGCCCCGCCATTCTTTCATTTGATGCCCGCGACTGCCGGCTCGTGGACGACATGGCTCAAACCGAAGCGAGATTGCAGCATGCTGGATAA
- a CDS encoding acyl-CoA dehydrogenase family protein → MPLFNAFGFTDEQKLMRQSLLALAEQHLPVEKIRQLDRDAGWPTEAYQALAKGGWLGLPYPEEYGGLGGSYKDMAILLETLSYHYACLGTTYMTSAIYAGLQLLYNGSEHLKQTYMVPMIKGDIYIAFALTEPQTGSDAASIKTNAVRDGDDYVIRGQKWFITSAHVADYIVLVVKTDPSAKPAHDGFSMFLVDAKAKGVSIRPIETMGRHTTHTNQIFFDEVRVPARNLIGEQNRGWKILMRGLNLERMAIAACGAGNAQKAIDIARDYATQRIQFDRPISKFQVISHKLADMRIKAEIARLVTYRTAEMMDAGYDTRMETAIAKVVATDNDFECAHIGMQVMGGAGFSMEHDMQRLFRDSRLGPIGGGSNEIQRNIIAKLMGL, encoded by the coding sequence ATGCCGCTGTTCAACGCTTTTGGCTTCACCGACGAACAAAAACTGATGCGCCAGAGCCTGCTCGCTTTGGCCGAGCAGCATCTGCCGGTGGAAAAAATCCGACAGCTCGACCGCGACGCCGGCTGGCCGACCGAGGCGTATCAGGCGCTTGCCAAGGGCGGGTGGCTGGGTCTGCCGTATCCGGAAGAATACGGCGGACTGGGCGGCAGCTACAAGGACATGGCGATCCTGCTCGAGACGCTGTCCTATCACTATGCGTGCCTTGGCACGACCTACATGACGAGCGCGATCTACGCCGGCCTGCAACTGCTCTACAACGGCAGCGAACATCTCAAGCAGACCTACATGGTGCCGATGATCAAGGGCGACATCTACATCGCCTTTGCGCTGACCGAGCCGCAGACCGGATCGGATGCCGCGTCGATCAAGACCAATGCCGTGCGCGACGGCGACGACTACGTCATTCGCGGCCAGAAATGGTTCATCACTTCGGCCCATGTCGCCGATTACATTGTGCTGGTGGTCAAGACCGATCCGTCGGCGAAGCCGGCGCATGACGGCTTCAGCATGTTCCTGGTCGACGCCAAGGCAAAGGGCGTCTCGATCCGCCCGATCGAAACCATGGGGCGGCACACCACCCATACCAACCAGATATTCTTCGACGAGGTGAGGGTGCCCGCGCGCAACCTGATCGGCGAGCAGAACCGCGGCTGGAAAATTCTGATGCGCGGCCTCAATCTGGAACGGATGGCGATTGCCGCCTGCGGCGCCGGCAATGCGCAGAAGGCGATCGATATCGCGCGGGATTATGCGACGCAGCGCATTCAGTTCGACCGGCCGATCAGCAAGTTCCAGGTGATCTCGCACAAGCTGGCGGACATGCGGATCAAGGCCGAGATTGCCCGGCTCGTCACCTACCGGACCGCGGAGATGATGGACGCCGGCTATGACACGCGGATGGAAACCGCGATCGCCAAAGTTGTCGCCACCGACAATGATTTCGAATGCGCCCATATCGGCATGCAGGTGATGGGCGGCGCGGGCTTCTCGATGGAGCACGACATGCAGCGCCTGTTCAGGGACTCGCGCCTCGGTCCGATCGGCGGCGGCAGCAATGAAATTCAGCGCAACATCATCGCCAAGCTGATGGGGCTCTAG
- the tcuA gene encoding FAD-dependent tricarballylate dehydrogenase TcuA — protein MSTYDVIVVGAGNAALAAAVSAKENGAERVVVIEKAPREMRGGNTHWSGGVLRFAFDDPREIGELLPDVEEEFENFYDGISPYPKEDFHGDLMRVTSGRTDPVLSKLLVHNSFDTVKWMKKVGGIKMEPAITLSAVKKDNVMVWARGLVVRAEHEGVGLSRSWFATAERLGIEIRYGTAATELLIGDDGRVNGVKVRDDDGMSVLNARSVVLGCGGFEANVQMRTQHIGPLVGAAKVRGTPHNQGDGLRMAMNVGAMPWGQWSGCHATPISADWGEFAPRELTDRSNRLSYVYGIMLNRKGKRFVDEGEDGALFTYAKFGRAILAEPGAKAWQIFDSRVIHLLEPRYQTSKPITANTLEDLIDQLDFDDKAQALRTVDEYNAHAREMDDGFDPTRKDGLSSKGLDLEKTNWALKVAKPPFYAYSATGGITFTFGGLKVNEIAQVIGTDWRPIKGLFCCGEMVGGLFYDNYPAGTGLVSGATFGRIAGRSAAAAD, from the coding sequence ATGAGTACGTATGATGTCATCGTCGTCGGCGCCGGCAACGCCGCGCTGGCCGCCGCGGTTTCCGCCAAGGAAAACGGCGCCGAGCGCGTCGTTGTGATCGAGAAGGCGCCGCGGGAGATGCGCGGCGGCAATACCCATTGGAGCGGTGGCGTGCTGCGCTTTGCCTTCGACGATCCCCGCGAGATCGGTGAGTTGTTGCCTGACGTCGAAGAGGAGTTCGAGAACTTTTACGACGGCATATCGCCATACCCGAAGGAGGACTTCCACGGCGACCTGATGCGCGTCACCAGCGGGCGCACCGATCCGGTGCTGTCGAAGTTGCTGGTGCACAATTCGTTCGACACCGTGAAGTGGATGAAGAAGGTCGGCGGCATCAAGATGGAGCCGGCGATTACGCTGTCCGCGGTCAAGAAGGATAACGTCATGGTGTGGGCGCGCGGCCTGGTCGTGCGTGCCGAGCATGAAGGCGTCGGCCTGTCGCGGAGCTGGTTCGCGACCGCCGAGCGACTCGGCATCGAAATTCGCTATGGCACGGCGGCGACCGAACTGCTGATCGGTGACGACGGCAGGGTCAACGGCGTCAAGGTGCGCGACGACGACGGCATGTCGGTCCTGAACGCCCGGTCGGTCGTTCTCGGCTGCGGCGGCTTCGAAGCCAACGTGCAGATGCGCACCCAGCACATCGGCCCGCTGGTCGGCGCAGCGAAGGTGCGGGGAACGCCACACAACCAGGGCGACGGCCTGCGGATGGCGATGAATGTCGGGGCCATGCCGTGGGGACAATGGAGCGGTTGCCACGCCACGCCGATCAGCGCGGACTGGGGCGAGTTTGCGCCGCGCGAACTCACCGATCGCAGCAACCGGCTGAGCTATGTCTACGGCATCATGCTCAACCGGAAGGGGAAACGGTTTGTCGACGAGGGCGAGGATGGTGCGCTGTTCACCTATGCCAAGTTCGGCCGCGCGATCCTGGCCGAACCCGGCGCCAAGGCCTGGCAGATTTTCGACTCGCGGGTGATCCATCTGCTCGAGCCGCGCTACCAGACCAGCAAGCCGATCACGGCCAATACGCTGGAAGACCTGATCGACCAGCTCGACTTCGACGACAAGGCGCAGGCGCTGAGGACGGTCGACGAATACAACGCCCACGCCCGCGAGATGGACGACGGCTTCGATCCGACCAGGAAGGACGGCCTGTCCAGCAAAGGGCTCGATCTGGAGAAAACCAACTGGGCACTGAAGGTCGCCAAGCCGCCGTTCTACGCCTACAGCGCCACCGGCGGCATCACCTTCACCTTCGGCGGGCTGAAGGTGAACGAAATCGCGCAGGTGATCGGCACCGACTGGCGTCCGATCAAGGGGTTGTTCTGCTGCGGCGAAATGGTCGGCGGCCTGTTCTACGACAATTATCCGGCAGGCACCGGTCTGGTCTCGGGCGCGACGTTCGGGCGGATCGCCGGGCGTAGTGCGGCGGCGGCGGACTGA
- a CDS encoding ABC transporter substrate-binding protein, with translation MTRTGDRDITRRTALTTLGAALALGASAPSRAMAAAEDWPAVQAAALKEGKLSFYHNLRPQGVEQLLVEFRKANPGIQTEQIRLGSAPLIERFSTEFNAGRNLADAMLTFPDDAMFAGVDKAGWAAEWTPPELAAFNKDVNHGNKVFAVHTSRNVIIYNKQRVKPSDAPKEWADLWDPKWKGKVAMDPPWRSIAVQGLVAFWVKNGIPDAAQKLKANDVRFFEGSAGVFQAVLRGDVMVATLADLPLEPGLEDGAPIGFVYPKSGTATNSGYVMVSGRAPHPNAGKVFVNWLLSAPGQLVLQEQGGLPVTRPGVTPTKFIPPTSALSNAVDSLTIVSGPEQNKTIDVWRETFGIR, from the coding sequence ATGACGAGAACCGGCGATCGCGACATCACGCGCCGCACTGCCCTTACAACCCTCGGCGCCGCGTTGGCGCTCGGAGCATCGGCGCCGTCACGCGCGATGGCCGCCGCCGAAGACTGGCCCGCGGTGCAGGCCGCGGCTCTGAAGGAAGGCAAGCTCAGCTTCTATCACAACCTTCGCCCGCAAGGCGTCGAGCAGCTGCTCGTCGAATTCCGAAAAGCCAATCCCGGCATCCAGACCGAACAGATCCGGCTCGGCAGCGCGCCGCTGATCGAGCGATTTTCTACCGAATTCAACGCCGGGCGCAATCTCGCCGACGCGATGCTGACCTTCCCGGACGACGCCATGTTCGCCGGCGTCGACAAGGCCGGCTGGGCGGCCGAATGGACCCCGCCGGAGCTCGCCGCCTTCAACAAGGATGTCAATCACGGCAACAAGGTTTTCGCCGTCCACACCTCCCGCAACGTCATCATCTACAACAAGCAGCGGGTGAAACCTTCGGATGCGCCGAAGGAATGGGCCGATCTCTGGGATCCGAAGTGGAAGGGTAAGGTCGCCATGGACCCGCCCTGGCGCTCGATTGCCGTGCAGGGTCTCGTCGCTTTCTGGGTCAAGAACGGTATTCCGGACGCGGCGCAAAAGCTGAAGGCCAACGATGTTCGGTTCTTCGAGGGATCGGCCGGTGTGTTTCAGGCCGTGCTACGCGGCGACGTGATGGTGGCGACGCTGGCCGATCTGCCGCTTGAGCCCGGCCTCGAGGACGGCGCGCCGATCGGCTTCGTCTATCCGAAATCGGGCACCGCCACCAACAGCGGCTACGTCATGGTGAGCGGTCGCGCCCCGCACCCCAACGCCGGCAAGGTCTTCGTCAACTGGCTCTTGAGCGCGCCGGGACAACTGGTGCTGCAGGAGCAGGGCGGTTTGCCCGTGACCAGACCGGGCGTGACGCCGACCAAGTTCATTCCGCCGACTTCGGCGCTGTCGAATGCGGTCGACTCGCTGACGATCGTCTCCGGGCCCGAGCAGAACAAGACCATCGACGTGTGGCGTGAAACCTTCGGCATTCGTTGA
- a CDS encoding MmgE/PrpD family protein, whose translation MLDKTSVSAAATKPARMLAEFAAGLTFENIPAPVLHRAKLLILDALGCGLASNAYDFADVAVAGATALGGEGTCSVIGRDVRLPVRDAALANGMLIHGLDFDDTHLNSIIHATAACLPCALTFGESRGIDGKALLVAYAAGMETAIRVGAAVKGGFHHAGFHATGLVAHFSSAVVAARILGLPADGIVAAQGIAASTASGVQVFLEEGAWTKRMHPGWAAVAGITAAVLAEKGFKAPTRPYEGRFGFFATHIQHPPAPIDLNAELTNLGEVWELAETAIKPYPVCHFIHGCADAAIELHAGINPADIAHVEAYLPRDTMPIVAEPAAAKTHPTNEYEAKFSAQFVIATCLIKGAFGLADLMPAALADPAVLDLTRRVTCAIDPDTAFPAYFSGGVRVTLKDGRSLFKHIRVNSGAGERALDEAAVSRKFLASAVLSIPLAHAARIREAVLKLEAHSATEIAALLRSQRT comes from the coding sequence ATGCTGGATAAGACATCCGTCTCAGCCGCGGCGACCAAGCCGGCGCGAATGCTGGCCGAGTTTGCCGCTGGCTTGACGTTCGAAAATATTCCGGCGCCGGTGCTGCATCGCGCCAAGCTCTTGATCCTCGATGCGCTGGGCTGCGGACTTGCGTCGAACGCCTATGATTTCGCCGACGTCGCCGTTGCCGGCGCTACGGCGCTGGGCGGTGAGGGGACCTGCAGCGTGATCGGCCGCGATGTTCGCCTGCCGGTGCGCGACGCGGCCCTTGCCAACGGCATGCTGATCCACGGCCTCGACTTCGACGATACCCATCTCAACAGCATCATTCACGCCACGGCGGCCTGTCTTCCCTGCGCGCTGACCTTCGGCGAATCCCGCGGCATCGACGGCAAGGCGCTGCTGGTCGCCTACGCCGCCGGCATGGAGACCGCGATCCGCGTCGGCGCCGCGGTCAAGGGCGGCTTCCACCATGCGGGCTTTCATGCCACCGGTCTCGTCGCGCATTTCAGTTCGGCCGTGGTCGCCGCGCGCATCCTCGGCCTGCCGGCTGACGGCATCGTGGCCGCGCAAGGCATCGCCGCCAGCACCGCCTCGGGCGTCCAGGTCTTCCTCGAGGAAGGCGCGTGGACCAAGCGCATGCATCCCGGCTGGGCTGCGGTCGCCGGCATCACCGCTGCCGTTCTAGCAGAGAAAGGCTTCAAGGCCCCGACGCGTCCCTATGAAGGCCGCTTCGGATTCTTCGCTACGCACATTCAGCATCCGCCGGCGCCGATCGATCTTAACGCCGAACTCACCAATCTCGGCGAGGTCTGGGAATTGGCCGAGACCGCGATCAAGCCCTATCCGGTCTGCCATTTCATTCATGGCTGCGCCGATGCCGCGATCGAACTGCATGCCGGGATCAATCCCGCCGACATCGCCCACGTCGAGGCGTACCTGCCGCGCGATACCATGCCGATCGTCGCCGAGCCGGCCGCTGCCAAGACCCATCCGACCAATGAATATGAGGCGAAGTTCAGCGCGCAGTTCGTCATCGCCACCTGCCTCATCAAGGGCGCATTCGGTCTCGCCGATCTGATGCCGGCCGCGTTGGCCGATCCGGCGGTGCTGGATCTGACGCGGCGCGTCACCTGCGCCATCGATCCCGACACGGCTTTCCCGGCCTACTTCTCGGGCGGGGTCCGCGTGACGCTCAAGGACGGACGCAGCTTGTTCAAGCATATCCGCGTCAACAGCGGTGCGGGCGAGCGCGCGCTCGATGAGGCCGCCGTCTCCAGGAAATTTCTCGCCTCTGCCGTCCTGTCGATTCCGCTGGCTCATGCCGCGCGCATTCGCGAGGCCGTGCTGAAACTGGAAGCCCATTCCGCCACCGAGATCGCCGCGTTGCTGCGATCCCAGAGAACCTGA
- a CDS encoding MmgE/PrpD family protein: MSDASLATAKANPATTLGDSPGITLLQALAQHVLAFDKRQLTKGAIAQARTCILDAIGVTLAGYPEPCTQILLKTPGVATAPGPSLVFGSARRTSALDAALINGTASHALDFDDFSGIMGGHHSVPLVSTLLALAEERGGTGLDIVAAYVIGVEVEIRLARAVNFHHYDKGWHPTATLGVFGAAAAACHLMKLDHSKTTMALCIAASLASGLKANFGTMTKPLHIGQCCRNGLLAALLAEGGFDAATDAFEHAQGFLNVFNGPGTFDTAKLFENWGQPWEIEAKSIGLKQFPCCGSTHPAINMALNLRREEKIDAADIARIEVMPHGRRLRHTNTPHPQTSLEAKFSVQYVVARALRYGVLRLKDFEGDAHFDPEIVRLLNLTTASPHPDMADDAEEQWGAEVIVALKDGRRLARRIDNLVGRGGDNPMSSSELWDKFSDCAARSLPREQIAPLFERLETFEKITEVAQVTRLLEVSELHKAPAKKVVFAPRGAQEAPETTWVP, translated from the coding sequence ATGAGTGACGCATCTTTGGCGACGGCGAAAGCAAATCCGGCGACTACGCTGGGCGATTCTCCCGGGATCACGCTGCTCCAGGCTCTGGCGCAGCATGTCCTTGCCTTTGATAAGCGTCAGCTCACCAAGGGAGCGATCGCGCAAGCGAGAACCTGTATCCTCGATGCGATCGGCGTAACGCTGGCCGGGTATCCGGAACCCTGCACGCAGATCCTGCTCAAGACCCCGGGCGTCGCGACCGCGCCCGGACCCTCGCTGGTGTTCGGCTCGGCGCGGCGTACCAGTGCGCTCGATGCCGCGCTGATCAACGGCACCGCGTCGCACGCGCTCGATTTCGACGATTTCAGCGGCATCATGGGCGGCCATCATTCGGTGCCGCTGGTTTCGACGCTGCTGGCGCTCGCCGAGGAACGCGGCGGCACCGGCCTAGATATCGTGGCCGCCTATGTGATCGGCGTCGAAGTCGAGATCAGGCTCGCGCGCGCCGTCAATTTTCACCATTACGACAAGGGCTGGCACCCGACCGCGACGCTCGGCGTATTCGGCGCCGCGGCTGCCGCCTGCCATCTGATGAAGCTCGATCATTCAAAGACCACGATGGCGCTGTGTATCGCAGCGTCGCTCGCCAGCGGCCTGAAAGCAAATTTCGGCACCATGACCAAGCCGCTGCATATCGGCCAGTGCTGCCGCAACGGCCTGCTGGCGGCGCTGCTGGCCGAGGGCGGTTTCGATGCCGCCACCGACGCCTTCGAGCATGCGCAGGGCTTCCTCAACGTGTTCAACGGTCCCGGGACGTTCGACACCGCAAAGCTGTTCGAGAACTGGGGCCAGCCCTGGGAGATCGAGGCCAAGTCGATCGGGCTCAAGCAGTTTCCCTGCTGCGGCAGTACGCACCCCGCCATCAACATGGCGCTGAATTTACGTCGCGAGGAGAAGATCGACGCCGCCGATATTGCACGCATCGAAGTGATGCCGCATGGCCGGCGGCTGCGCCATACCAACACGCCGCATCCGCAGACCTCGCTGGAGGCCAAGTTCAGCGTTCAATATGTCGTCGCACGCGCGCTTCGCTATGGAGTCCTGCGCTTGAAGGATTTTGAAGGCGACGCGCATTTCGATCCCGAGATCGTGCGGCTGCTGAACCTGACAACGGCCAGTCCGCATCCCGACATGGCCGACGATGCCGAAGAGCAATGGGGCGCGGAGGTCATCGTGGCATTGAAGGACGGCAGGCGCCTGGCGCGGCGGATCGACAATCTCGTCGGCCGCGGCGGCGATAACCCGATGAGCAGCAGCGAATTGTGGGACAAGTTCAGCGATTGCGCGGCCCGCAGCCTGCCGCGCGAGCAGATCGCGCCGTTGTTCGAACGGCTCGAGACGTTCGAAAAGATCACCGAGGTCGCCCAGGTCACGCGGCTACTGGAAGTCAGTGAATTGCACAAGGCGCCGGCCAAGAAGGTTGTCTTTGCACCCCGCGGCGCGCAGGAGGCTCCCGAGACGACCTGGGTGCCCTGA
- a CDS encoding ABC transporter permease — translation MDQGENRIGVEAPAVRVRTSAVKRVAAHDGVLTGLYIVVFAIVAFLALVPLAALVIGSLRDTSPGMPGQWTLANWANLASPGVVETLLTTLEVAGLSTLFAMVMGTALALVIHRTDFRWPNTMTGLLGLSFYFPSFILAMAWIVIGSPGGVINDLLRLLNIESVSVDIYSAGGIIFVMVLHQVPFVYLTIRGPIMGMDPSYEEAARTAGASPWRMLRSITLPMLSYALASSALLCLVLTLEQFGIPVLIGVPGHVTVLATQIYLLCRFPPTAYGLAAAIGLTLAAITGIAILLQRRLARGGRSVVTTGKAGKITPIPLGAWRWPVNLICGFYIAVSLVLPGLILLYTSLIKFFTANPFDAAFTFRNYLYVWNSEETQQAIVNTVIVSGGGALVGVVLGIACSYFTVRLRPTGYRVLDALVMLPFGVPGIVLGLGLLWAYAYLPLPLYGTLTLIVLAYVTRFLPYATETSGARFVQLDRSLEEAAWTAGASRLSGVWRILMPLSLPSLQSSYFLLFMAFFREISATILIFTASTSVLSVSIWSSFEQANWGLASALSILAMILIVAMMSLLLWAMPGARRR, via the coding sequence TTGGATCAGGGCGAGAACCGCATCGGGGTGGAAGCACCGGCGGTTCGCGTCCGCACTTCCGCCGTCAAGCGCGTGGCAGCGCATGACGGCGTACTGACCGGACTCTATATTGTCGTCTTTGCGATCGTGGCGTTTCTCGCGCTGGTTCCGCTCGCGGCGCTGGTGATCGGCAGTCTGCGCGATACCTCGCCGGGCATGCCGGGGCAGTGGACACTGGCGAACTGGGCCAACCTTGCCTCGCCCGGGGTCGTCGAGACCTTGCTGACGACGCTCGAAGTTGCGGGCTTGAGCACCTTGTTCGCGATGGTCATGGGCACCGCGCTGGCGCTGGTGATCCATCGCACGGATTTCCGCTGGCCGAACACGATGACGGGCCTGCTGGGGCTCAGCTTCTATTTCCCCTCCTTCATCCTGGCGATGGCCTGGATCGTGATCGGCTCGCCCGGCGGCGTCATCAACGATCTGTTGCGCCTCTTGAACATCGAATCCGTCTCGGTCGATATCTACAGCGCCGGCGGCATTATCTTCGTCATGGTTCTGCATCAGGTACCGTTCGTCTACCTGACGATCCGCGGGCCGATCATGGGCATGGATCCGAGCTATGAGGAGGCCGCCCGCACCGCGGGCGCATCGCCGTGGCGGATGCTTCGCAGCATCACGCTGCCGATGCTGTCCTACGCGCTGGCCTCCAGCGCGTTGCTGTGTCTGGTCCTGACGCTGGAGCAGTTCGGCATCCCCGTGCTGATCGGCGTTCCCGGCCACGTCACCGTTCTGGCCACCCAAATCTATCTGCTATGCCGGTTTCCGCCGACCGCCTATGGGCTCGCGGCCGCCATCGGCCTGACGCTCGCGGCCATTACCGGCATTGCCATCCTGCTGCAGCGGCGGCTGGCGCGCGGCGGACGGTCGGTGGTGACGACGGGCAAGGCCGGCAAGATCACGCCGATCCCGCTCGGCGCCTGGCGCTGGCCGGTGAATCTGATCTGCGGTTTCTACATCGCGGTCAGCCTGGTGCTGCCCGGCCTGATCCTGCTCTACACCTCGCTGATCAAGTTCTTCACCGCCAATCCGTTCGACGCCGCCTTCACCTTCCGCAACTATCTTTATGTCTGGAATTCCGAAGAGACCCAGCAGGCGATCGTCAATACCGTGATCGTCTCCGGCGGTGGCGCCCTGGTCGGCGTCGTGCTCGGCATCGCCTGCAGCTATTTCACCGTGCGGCTGCGCCCGACCGGATACCGCGTGCTCGATGCGCTGGTGATGCTTCCGTTCGGCGTGCCCGGCATCGTGCTCGGCCTCGGCCTGTTGTGGGCCTACGCCTATCTGCCGCTGCCGCTCTATGGCACGCTGACCCTGATCGTGCTGGCCTATGTCACGCGCTTCCTGCCGTACGCGACGGAGACGTCCGGCGCCCGTTTCGTACAGCTCGACCGCAGCCTGGAGGAAGCGGCCTGGACCGCGGGCGCAAGCCGGCTTTCCGGCGTCTGGCGCATCCTGATGCCGCTCAGCCTGCCGTCGCTGCAGAGCAGCTACTTCCTGCTGTTCATGGCGTTCTTCCGCGAAATCTCCGCCACGATCCTGATCTTCACCGCTTCGACCTCGGTGCTGTCGGTTTCGATCTGGTCGTCGTTCGAGCAGGCCAATTGGGGTCTGGCGAGCGCGCTCTCGATCCTCGCCATGATCTTGATTGTCGCCATGATGTCCTTGCTGCTCTGGGCCATGCCCGGCGCCCGCAGGCGATAG